The Hyperthermus butylicus DSM 5456 genome includes a region encoding these proteins:
- a CDS encoding acylphosphatase, with amino-acid sequence MKSYLSAYFLAREAAERWPRIARRHSVVGWVRNMPDGSVEAVVEGPREAVEKVIVWAHHGPPLARVDRVEVVWEEPRGDMDDFIIRYDLEPYTPKPLGKREG; translated from the coding sequence ATGAAATCGTACTTGTCGGCGTACTTTTTAGCTAGGGAGGCTGCGGAAAGGTGGCCCAGAATAGCTAGGCGGCACAGTGTTGTGGGGTGGGTTAGAAACATGCCTGACGGTAGTGTCGAAGCGGTAGTCGAGGGTCCACGTGAAGCCGTAGAAAAGGTTATCGTGTGGGCCCATCACGGCCCGCCGCTGGCTCGCGTTGACAGGGTTGAGGTTGTATGGGAGGAGCCGCGAGGCGACATGGACGACTTCATAATACGCTACGACCTAGAACCATATACTCCCAAGCCGCTAGGCAAGCGCGAGGGCTAG
- a CDS encoding MBL fold metallo-hydrolase, whose translation MRGKGLSIYIEARKKVLFDAGSKYYSLEYNASILGLDLSKLDYAVLSHWHRDHYAGFSALTKMQQEHNNLRASRTDKQTREARFQFQSNSYK comes from the coding sequence ATGAGGGGAAAAGGACTAAGCATCTACATAGAAGCAAGAAAGAAAGTACTTTTCGATGCAGGATCAAAATACTACTCCCTAGAATACAACGCCAGTATACTGGGATTAGACCTATCTAAACTAGACTACGCAGTTCTAAGTCACTGGCACAGAGACCACTACGCTGGATTCTCCGCACTAACAAAAATGCAACAAGAACATAACAATCTACGCGCCTCCAGGACCGACAAACAAACTAGAGAGGCTAGGTTTCAATTTCAAAGTAATAGTTATAAATGA
- a CDS encoding cytochrome ubiquinol oxidase subunit I: MLWSIFWLALVFAFHIVMVNLGIFLALYVPYLKRKADNSGDEDLDKVAHKLMKFYAATYGVAGVYATAFTVFLLSFYPDFLGLAGHLTLIPFGLAILMIVVHFFSITGFYYGWDRWSRRVHYFFGALLALSALLIPFAFRAVFAFLNIPVGLELSGGKLSLNVAKALTGNPTYWPLYLKSLIAAVTAGAFAIVGGLAYSYVKATDEGYKRAVSQVVKELTPIIAIGLVLMIVMGLWYAVSLRNIPYKFNNVFARLGWKAGDGTIGFDVSWLFVLKMIFFLAQIYIIATAYKHLRAGIIPQSKATPLLLGGLIALFTVALGELLNAFSQYPYFIACLGSPASCQNILAQIPPEQISRLANILNLETYNTLATVQSVQVITGLFMAFLIASTFYFLYVILVKREK, translated from the coding sequence ATGTTATGGAGCATATTCTGGCTAGCATTAGTATTCGCGTTCCACATAGTAATGGTTAATCTAGGCATATTCCTAGCACTTTATGTGCCATACCTAAAGAGGAAAGCAGACAATAGTGGCGACGAGGACCTGGATAAAGTAGCCCATAAGCTAATGAAATTCTACGCCGCAACCTATGGGGTAGCCGGTGTATACGCAACAGCATTCACAGTCTTCCTACTAAGCTTCTATCCAGACTTCCTAGGACTAGCAGGACACCTTACACTAATACCATTCGGCCTAGCAATACTCATGATCGTAGTCCACTTCTTCTCTATAACAGGATTCTACTATGGCTGGGACAGGTGGAGTAGAAGAGTGCACTACTTTTTCGGCGCGCTACTCGCTCTATCAGCACTACTAATACCATTCGCCTTCAGAGCAGTATTTGCATTCCTAAACATTCCAGTAGGTCTTGAACTATCAGGGGGCAAACTATCACTCAACGTTGCAAAAGCTCTAACAGGTAACCCAACATACTGGCCACTATACCTCAAATCACTGATAGCAGCAGTAACGGCTGGAGCATTCGCAATAGTTGGAGGACTAGCATACTCATATGTGAAGGCAACAGATGAGGGATACAAGAGGGCCGTAAGCCAGGTAGTGAAGGAGTTAACGCCAATCATTGCAATAGGCCTGGTCTTAATGATTGTGATGGGCCTCTGGTACGCAGTAAGTCTAAGGAACATTCCATACAAGTTCAACAATGTGTTCGCTAGATTAGGCTGGAAAGCAGGAGACGGGACTATAGGTTTTGACGTCAGCTGGCTATTCGTATTAAAGATGATATTTTTCCTAGCACAAATCTACATCATCGCAACAGCGTACAAGCACCTTAGGGCAGGAATCATACCACAATCAAAGGCTACACCACTACTACTAGGCGGACTGATAGCACTATTCACAGTAGCATTAGGAGAACTACTCAACGCCTTCAGCCAATACCCCTACTTCATCGCATGCCTAGGAAGCCCAGCGTCATGCCAAAACATACTGGCCCAAATACCACCAGAACAGATATCGAGGCTGGCCAACATACTAAACCTCGAAACATATAACACCCTAGCTACAGTACAAAGTGTGCAAGTCATAACAGGCCTATTCATGGCCTTCCTAATAGCATCAACATTCTACTTCCTCTACGTAATACTAGTAAAAAGAGAAAAATAA
- a CDS encoding cytochrome ubiquinol oxidase subunit I: protein MADLLGQWGQYPAFSDRVLSLIGIEAHWAILQYVVGLSFLSFIAYLIYAKTNDKKWERLAYTLFKGFVIVFAVGAATGTASEFGLVLLWPNLTEAAGRYIYFPLYAEVFAFLLEVVFIYLTYYGWKKFGKSAMVVLLFLSFIGPWYSAAMIVSVNSYMVAPTGIVPAYDPNTGAWLYDQGYPKMTLVVPSNLVEALNVTALQAAGMTVKDTLSDAVVVEMPVKIVQRLVYEAWAGYTVKDSILALVANKDYVQAHPDILNVPVKDIVDKILVKTIETVGVTTVTFKSPVYLASILHVIGAALTVSSFTIMAAYAMRIKSYGKSPKEYKDYVNAAFKFAAVSALVTIAIQGFVFGHEMGTSIAHYNPEKFAAMEATTDQITPVTKILPGGEKLVALLAYGDPNAPLPNYDKIPSDYCFFPATLQEDAARIGSCKPPLIIHYLYYAKTGLGILMGLYALAIVFYLWRTKDPEKTPRWLLSVAPLSIIIIQFVSFLGWAVREIGRKPWTIYGVMTPDVAHTVNPPSVGAVTLVAIFFLAILAALGYSVYRFLWLPGKPEEVK, encoded by the coding sequence TATGCCAAAACCAATGATAAAAAATGGGAGAGACTAGCGTATACATTGTTCAAGGGATTCGTAATAGTATTCGCAGTAGGAGCTGCTACAGGCACGGCAAGCGAGTTCGGCCTTGTCCTACTTTGGCCAAACCTAACAGAAGCAGCTGGTAGATACATATACTTCCCACTGTACGCTGAGGTATTCGCCTTCCTACTAGAAGTCGTATTCATATACTTAACATACTATGGATGGAAGAAATTCGGTAAAAGCGCCATGGTCGTACTGCTATTCCTATCATTCATAGGGCCATGGTACAGTGCTGCAATGATCGTCTCCGTAAACAGCTATATGGTAGCCCCTACTGGCATAGTGCCTGCCTATGATCCCAACACGGGTGCATGGCTATACGATCAAGGTTATCCAAAGATGACTCTTGTCGTACCCAGCAATTTAGTCGAGGCACTAAACGTCACAGCACTACAGGCCGCTGGAATGACTGTCAAGGATACATTGAGCGACGCCGTAGTAGTAGAGATGCCGGTAAAGATAGTTCAACGATTAGTCTATGAGGCTTGGGCAGGCTATACAGTTAAAGACAGCATACTGGCACTGGTTGCAAACAAAGACTACGTTCAGGCCCACCCAGACATCCTAAACGTCCCCGTTAAAGACATCGTGGACAAGATACTTGTCAAAACAATAGAGACTGTCGGAGTAACAACGGTCACCTTCAAGAGCCCGGTCTACCTAGCTTCAATACTACACGTTATAGGGGCGGCATTAACAGTAAGCTCCTTCACAATAATGGCCGCGTATGCAATGAGGATAAAGAGCTATGGCAAATCACCCAAAGAGTACAAAGATTACGTCAATGCTGCCTTCAAGTTTGCAGCTGTATCAGCACTCGTTACAATAGCAATACAGGGCTTCGTATTCGGCCACGAGATGGGTACATCAATAGCCCATTATAACCCAGAGAAATTCGCTGCGATGGAGGCCACCACCGACCAGATAACACCCGTCACGAAAATATTACCAGGCGGCGAGAAATTAGTAGCGCTCCTAGCTTACGGAGATCCCAATGCTCCACTACCCAACTATGATAAGATTCCATCAGATTACTGCTTCTTCCCAGCAACGCTTCAGGAGGACGCAGCGAGAATCGGCTCCTGTAAACCACCACTAATAATACACTACCTATACTATGCCAAGACCGGTCTTGGAATACTCATGGGACTATACGCCCTAGCAATAGTCTTCTACCTATGGAGGACTAAGGATCCGGAAAAAACTCCTAGATGGCTACTGTCGGTAGCACCGCTCTCGATAATAATCATACAGTTCGTCAGCTTCCTAGGATGGGCAGTAAGAGAAATAGGGAGGAAGCCATGGACGATCTATGGAGTAATGACGCCCGATGTAGCCCACACAGTCAACCCGCCAAGCGTCGGTGCCGTGACACTAGTGGCAATATTCTTCCTAGCAATACTAGCAGCACTAGGATACAGCGTCTACAGATTCCTATGGCTACCAGGTAAACCAGAGGAGGTGAAATAA